Proteins co-encoded in one Aspergillus luchuensis IFO 4308 DNA, chromosome 6, nearly complete sequence genomic window:
- a CDS encoding uncharacterized protein (COG:M;~EggNog:ENOG410PY8W;~InterPro:IPR002110,IPR020683,IPR025676,IPR036770;~PFAM:PF12796,PF00023,PF13637,PF13606,PF14420;~go_function: GO:0005515 - protein binding [Evidence IEA]), with the protein MADAEWEAHKAEIERLYIRENKKLEKVLQFMEATHGFRKTKNQYTARFKKWGFKKYRMGALKWRHVNREIQKRAAEGQNLEVWFDGVNYNQKTVQFEIHRQGFQREIDKYRREPLSPTPEGLIICSPGPSIFQFTWPQNLPWFIFSNTALSRLQNVPSNPSISLEHPGVREKDLPSQIIERGLIDSLSSLMIGNHAKVLRTGRNSSRVAAALSSIMPEQHEGQNLYIAERLCGLRGGSDAVQCLQVAFFLLSNNFKISEPDDNSWNSNIRNHLKRPSDDEMNGDFDHEWDFLSHNKQPEQPRTSKEDQTIMALFYLSGLNTVSNLKDLLSLPGATAQVISHKLFASAVRSKDVRAVWMALKAGMSPDTKVLHDGWLVPPLIVASNFRDPRAALDMCNLFLSYGSGLKNVEVLEWALCQAIYSRNNELVKLFLARNIPITGEALCAAIKTETPDILSMLLDVDPNINKRSGDVYDLTILGLAVDRNDVSLTKYLLGLGADVDAIQDVKFRENCILKSTTLGLAIRKGNDDIIDLLLEANPNINHQEASDKYIPPLVLSVEVEYGAINITRRLLSAGAEVSTGDGIQGMSLVQRALKKNDLETSRLLISYGARVEPTQMEKYYTSILYKNVEMNNLDTAISLLSWGARKDEIYNGVPDTILGAAIANGHCEMIRSLLQAGATNTGRSLIQIGNLETTVYLEQLGLLPEILHRYGQPILVSAIKMSRGGDDGLVRYLLDRNIDKQPKNVGLEPFSDMKKYSRRQTRSRFSWWHPERFGISDVCTSPLAAAIDSLDFPKSLSLAKLLIERGARIGDLELTAAVEHYQCDSKQFEILQLLLDNLSQQPCAVPNAFMKALQDHCTIFLMRRFLEIGLDPGGKVDAYGSLGSIFLYQLHGFIDYKVLDSILEVAVTSQDGASLKTFLYSRTWTPVEKGRALTTALHYYRNFAVQDLLDAGADVNQVVELEYEFPSPLWIAVKWQDISLTRRLIALGADCDASNSWYESMEDVPETSILCAAVETGNRHIVKVLLDAGADVNRPAPSHCGRTALQYAVEEGNVPVVDMLLDAGADPNQCAAESRGGTALQFAAIKGYIGIALKLLAKGADVNARKSLRNGRTALEGAAEHGRIDMLQLLLNEGASIVESGRHQYIRAVKLAENNGKFGAAKLLRDHGGWTEWDARQYEHEKFYDESGWGPSEPPSPPTLIGNHWYHHRFKAI; encoded by the exons ATGGCAGATGCGGAATGGGAGGCTCATAAGGCAGAGATTGAGCGCCTTTACATCAGAGAGAACAAAAAGCTAGAGAAGGTCTTGCAATTCATGGAAGCAACACATGGCTTTCGCAAAAC GAAAAATCAATACACGGCAAGATTTAAGAAATGGGGTTTCAAGAAATATCGCATGGGCGCTCTCAAGTGGAGACACGTAAACCGGGAAATACAAAAGAGGGCAGCTGAAGGACAGAATCTCGAAGTCTGGTTCGATGGTGTCAATTACAATCAAAAAACAGTGCAATTTGAGATCCATCGTCAGGGATTTCAGAGAGAGATTGACAAGTATCGTCGAG AACCATTGTCCCCAACACCTGAAGGACTTATTATCTGCTCCCCTGGTCCGTCGATCTTCCAATTTACATGGCCACAGAATCTCCCATGGTTCATTTTCTCCAATACTGCGCTAAGCAGACTACAAAACGTCCCGA GCAACCCATCTATTTCACTGGAACATCCAGGGGTTCGGGAGAAAGACCTACCTTCCCAAATCATTGAACGCGGCCTCATCGATTCTCTCAGCTCGCTTATGATCGGAAACCATGCCAAAGTGCTGCGCACCGGACGCAATAGCTCCAGGGTAGCAGCAGCTCTGAGCTCAATAATGCCTGAACAACACGAAGGTCAAAATCTTTACATAGCCGAAAGACTTTGTGGTCTCAGAGGTGGCAGTGATGCCGTGCAGTGCTTACAAGTGGCATTTTTTCTGCTTTCCAACAATTTTAAAATCAGTGAGCCTGATGATAATTCTTGGAATTCGAATATACGAAATCACTTGAAGAGACCCTCGGATGACGAGATGAATGGTGACTTTGACCATGAGTGGGATTTCCTTTCCCATAATAAGCAGCCAGAACAGCCCAGAACCAGCAAGGAAGATCAAACGATCATGGCATTATTCTATCTTTCGGGCCTCAATACTGTCAGCAACCTCAAAGATCTACTTTCCCTCCCCGGGGCAACAGCACAAGTTATATCGCACAAGCTTTTTGCAAGTGCGGTGAGATCTAAGGATGTAAGAGCAGTTTGGATGGCTTTGAAAGCTGGTATGAGCCCTGATACCAAAGTTTTACATGATGGATGGCTCGTGCCACCTTTGATAGTGGCTTCCAACTTCAGAGACCCCCGAGCAGCTCTGGACATGTGTAACTTGTTCCTATCATATGGTTCTGGGCTCAAGAATGTCGAAGTTCTAGAATGGGCGCTTTGTCAAGCAATCTACTCAAGAAATAATGAGCTCGTCAAACTATTTCTGGCTCGAAATATTCCTATAACAGGAGAGGCATTGTGCGCCGCAATTAAGACGGAAACCCCAGACATTCTCTCTATGCTCCTTGATGTTGACCCCAATATAAACAAACGAAGTGGTGATGTATATGATCTTACAATCCTCGGGCTAGCTGTGGACCGGAACGATGTTTCTCTGACGAAATATCTGCTTGGCTTAGGCGCGGATGTTGACGCAATCCAAGACGTGAAATTCCGTGAAAACTGCATTCTCAAGTCAACAACACTGGGACTCGCGATAAGGAAAGGCAACGACGACATAATTGATCTTCTTTTGGAAGCTAATCCAAATATCAACCACCAAGAAGCATCAGATAAATACATCCCCCCACTCGTCTTATCGGTTGAGGTTGAATATGGCGCCATCAATATCACACGGCGTCTGCTATCCGCGGGTGCAGAAGTCTCTACTGGTGATGGAATTCAAGGAATGAGCCTCGTGCAACGGGCTCTTAAGAAAAACGATCTTGAAACTTCTAGACTGCTCATATCCTACGGAGCCAGAGTAGAGCCAACTCAGATGGAGAAGTACTATACCTCCATCCTGTATAAAAATGTGGAGATGAACAATCTCGACACTGCAATTTCCCTATTGAGCTGGGGCGCAAGGAAAGATGAAATTTACAACGGAGTCCCAGACACCATCCTCGGCGCAGCCATAGCAAATGGGCACTGCGAAATGATTAgatctcttctccaagctGGAGCGACAAATACTGGACGAAGTCTGATTCAGATTGGGAATTTGGAAACTACAGTGTACTTGGAACAGCTTGGGCTGCTGCCTGAAATCCTCCATCGCTATGGTCAACCGATACTCGTGTCTGCTATCAAGATGTCCCGGGGAGGCGATGATGGTCTTGTCCGATATTTGCTCGATCGTAATATTGACAAGCAGCCCAAAAATGTCGGACTTGAGCCATTTTCCGATATGAAAAAGTATTCTAGAAGGCAGACTCGGTCTAGATTCAGTTGGTGGCACCCGGAGCGTTTCGGTATCTCCGATGTTTGCACATCTCCGCTTGCAGCTGCAATTGATTCCTTAGACTTTCCAAAAAGCCTCTCATTAGCGAAGCTTTTAATTGAACGAGGAGCAAGAATCGGAGATCTTGAACTGACAGCAGCAGTCGAGCATTATCAATGCGATTCGAAACAATTTGAAATACTTCAACTGCTTTTGGACAATTTGTCACAGCAGCCTTGTGCTGTCCCGAATGCCTTCATGAAGGCTTTGCAAGATCATTGCACTATTTTCCTTATGCGACGCTTTTTGGAAATTGGTCTTGACCCCGGAGGCAAAGTTGATGCCTACGGATCTCTGGGAAGTATATTCCTGTACCAGCTGCACGGATTCATCGACTACAAAGTTCTCGATTCTATCCTTGAAGTAGCAGTCACTTCGCAAGATGGTGCATCACTCAAGACCTTTCTGTATTCTCGAACATGGACTCCAGTTGAGAAAGGACGTGCGCTCACCACAGCCCTGCATTACTATCGCAATTTCGCGGTACAGGATTTATTGGATGCCGGTGCCGATGTGAATCAGGTGGTCGAGCTTGAATATGAATTCCCTTCGCCACTTTGGATTGCCGTTAAGTGGCAGGATATCTCTCTAACCAGACGCCTGATTGCTCTCGGTGCTGATTGTGATGCGAGCAACTCGTGGTACGAATCCATGGAAGATGTCCCAGAGACATCAATCCTCTGCGCTGCAGTGGAGACCGGAAACAGGCACATTGTAAAGGTCCTCCTTGATGCAGGGGCAGATGTCAACCGACCAGCCCCGTCTCACTGTGGAAGAACGGCATTACAATAcgcggtggaagaaggaaatgtTCCAGTAGTGGACATGCTATTGGACGCTGGAGCAGATCCTAATCAGTGTGCGGCCGAATCTAGGGGCGGAACAGCGCTCCAGTTTGCTGCAATCAAGGGATACATCGGTATCGCTCTCAAATTACTTGCAAAGGGAGCAGATGTCAACGCAAGAAAGTCTTTGCGAAATGGCAGAACAGCGTTGGAGGGGGCTGCGGAACATGGTCGCATTGatatgctgcagctgcttctgAATGAAGGTGCATCAATTGTGGAAAGTGGCCGCCACCAATACATTCGAGCAGTCAAATTGGCAGAAAATAATGGTAAATTCGGTGCAGCAAAGCTACTCAGAGATCATGGGGGTTGGACTGAGTGGGATGCAAGGCAGTATGAACATGAGAAGTTTTATGATGAGAGTGGCTGGGGACCTTCGGAGCCACCTTCGCCCCCCACGCTTATAGGAAATCACTGGTATCACCACCGCTTTAAAGCAATCTAG
- the AIM9_4 gene encoding phosphotransferase enzyme (COG:S;~EggNog:ENOG410PIY2;~InterPro:IPR011009,IPR002575), which yields MDIDRGPWSSSVDIFRAVGERELTWAKAYAKPRLPYERLYREIYKFKRVSPDTHVTDLVNYLEMVSSLRYCNPSLDRPVMRHPDLQPNNILVSDTNEITGLIDWQHCAILPLGIVAGIPAHFQNYGDPESEMLKQPQLDLPSDYNSMTPSEQNSVKEINRRRVIHFLYAALTKRLNQDHYNVIFDQSLILRQRLLQSAGRPWEGDSVSLRAELIRSILNWLAIVQINKVAPPVDYPEDVVQETVDLNAQQREADVAMEQMRHALGV from the exons ATGGATATTGACCGCGGACCTT GGTCATCATCCGTCGACATCTTCCGAGCAGTTGGCGAACGTGAACTAACCTGGGCCAAAGCCTATGCAAAGCCTCGCTTGCCCTATGAGCGCCTTTATAGGGAGATTTACAAATTCAAACGTGTCTCACCAGACACCCACGTTACAGATCTTGTCAATTACCTTGAGATGGTATCCAGTTTACGATATTGCAATCCATCCTTGGATCGACCAGTCATGCGCCACCCCGACCTACAGCCAAACAATATCCTCGTGTCTGACACGAATGAAATAACTGGCCTCATAGACTGGCAGCATTGTGCGATTCTCCCTCTCGGTATCGTTGCTGGAATTCCGGCTCACTTCCAGAATTACGGCGATCCAGAGTCAGAAATGCTCAAACAACCTCAGCTTGATCTGCCCTCTGACTACAATTCCATGACACCGTCCGAGCAGAATTCAGTTAAGGAAATCAATCGCAGAAGAGTGATACATTTCCTGTACGCCGCCCTAACTAAAAGGCTAAATCAAGATCATTATAATGTTATCTTCGACCAGTCACTTATACTCCGCCAGCGCCTTCTCCAGAGTGCCGGTAGACCCTGGGAGGGAGACTCAGTATCACTGCGTGCTGAGCTCATTCGCTCGATATTGAACTGGTTGGCGATCGTCCAGATTAATAAAGTTGCTCCGCCGGTGGACTATCCAGAAGATGTTGTCCAGGAGACTGTTGACTTGAATGCGCAGCAGAGAGAGGCTGATGTGGCAATGGAACAGATGCGACATGCTTTAGGGGTCTAA
- a CDS encoding uncharacterized protein (COG:S;~EggNog:ENOG410QEE1;~InterPro:IPR027417,IPR011990;~go_function: GO:0005515 - protein binding [Evidence IEA]), with protein MASTRAKGTLAVNGGTASLPILRETVNTVSQECPTRLGLTANEIQAKSPTLDVFFDTIAAERLRRMPPDGSRLDGALRRASRLAVAVGSLRDSVYSFMDGAEEATKLIWGTNLLFLEMGIDHIDILESLYGRYGRVTLGISLLLQQETFFPVSRPLQQQVAEIYAHLLELVVHVTSEYRQATRTQHWQTMTSAVDAAFFRYTNRFITHWRQIFAHVLESGTAKQHTTVDLPAIYQFLELQDRPLQMLLEGHSHSLADGSFTWFEPHLTTFAMGRRSMMMIRGNPGCGKSALAQWTVERLQASSEYDIWNVIPIVIRSDVPISTLTLSILKGILIQMLDHCVSSRKTQDAILAAVTGAMELATSGASDPQVEGQLWTAIRTAVQSNLHFMLVVDGFDQMKHAETTVSAFLGLLQDTVANTPSKLIIFSRPMSTDLLPIKETTSTHQIAMNTATTHQDLQEAVTDIMLSDSSFSGLEPSQRESLTTSIVNRSQGCFVWAQLAAEAVRHQTTYNEMTTAVHRMPNTLGDLIDYHLRNINLNRLGTQSLLAWLVASERPLRIPEVEQLLSVDLKSLKVSTRPPNVERDVFQPLGRLISVRDGFVSFRHPMVREHLQARAQMRQELPFSLADAHYDLLIRCLAWVRRSVSDEISVSWDKMSVEVRDRYLDAYVLLEYTARYWLSHMLSSPMASSDRELSFPSAFRRALPDTVLFAQLELTNRKSQFSRSSIVELYRLAVGVRRVVLGSDSPAVLQSLILSARASEKARTSWANDHLYQAWTVSRSQLGTSSTITQELEQMLVSSPAAGRLTSGGGKSVTLREMTMTGWGKSDISFPQRLQYLDRLVNMYRENNQNDEAYNVSKDFYRQTVKTYGAHSSETMQAAEFLTKNFDIAPSDELALELASIKYENMLRSMDATDPRRVTYSLYLAQLYEQNGQVSKSETVLSRLWTGLSAREADSKTSWDQKTKVAFYYSQFLRRRGQSDRATSILRELSADLEAEGGVKSPEMLKRAEELRGEAREMNLTDMDRALALEMWKYYQSSGQVYSSQAVSLAETLTEGMIPSQDATTAETEYIMAGMSPEDRELLPGWIDSLASAGDTRNMKSIMMLCHQLSTQCIREEEWRKGSDYSWAVLKHAWPDVEDVQTKAKFSSDLSPLMSSLALDYAYCIFRRLDVKRATIVYGNAFKASITADQVAVPAVTTVTKTVVEFYETTFQFDKALILLRQVSEFFASRLGAHDKHTLDSRYYEADLALRLDRRAEAEDSYRHIYKACVREGRISSSGVRAAVALANLYEQDKKWDAALDVYRHLWPTLVHFDEKDGYDRALQEGLLPKTYAGYMAILESTSGQAGYEERYQVASQHQQLCRKLYGATSHRTRDATMYLAALCASSDRHTSEAIDLYRQVLKTSDWVSATEASRSLPDMTQPLPMDIKHRMAQLHLRNKDTSQQARALYIEELALSKQQQGLSAPTTLMWLREIARLYSLQDNIESRRKGADLLNEHVDEIVHVTANQDALIYRARRLAEIYLECGYNTEGWALIDSLHQQVIHDTPAAQRKNLEEYRPAVFVASFEEVFGRTRSSSQILDDLSREGEVYNVFQQSLAGHDLMPTLAAGEKLHRLQTEQKRSTAAQSTQNKLYDFFCNTLSVSQSARKKDAVYQFYSLCRRESLHDDYNLNIITQTTSMVRDLCNQSRFQEATDVTSVFHSFVHLTDGLRSTESIFIAIKLCLYLCGYQVNKCTETTTANAMSLESKTLLQEVMNNARDIPMEFSELPFEELNDLVTVLGEHEMFQDLEVILTDLWTSRIVQKTWTLPAVVWIGRRLVETRFCRGHVTAATTLGKDICYNLRQVWGNSDPVTLEMNKLLSGLYTASGNNLAAAALHETALAELLNDETEDQSAAINAVTQHLELLQRAQARLAKEGQSAAIDASAAQERVQQIATKFGLSSAKLEQPSTADDSLGMWERPRRFSLDVEEAAKHSNHLRQSSGSALLTGNAGAKRLSITAL; from the exons ATGGCTTCCACTCGTGCTAAGGGAACCCTTGCTGTCAATGGGGGCACAGCATCTCTCCCAATCCTGCGGGAGACGGTAAACACCGTCTCTCAGGAGTGCCCGACTCGTCTCGGGCTTACCGCAAATGAAATCCAGGCTAAGTCACCCACCCTGGATGTCTTCTTCGACACCATTGCTGCCGAAAGGCTTCGGCGTATGCCCCCAGATGGGAGTCGCCTCGATGGAGCTTTGCGGCGCGCCTCTCGACTGGCCGTTGCCGTCGGCTCCCTTCGGGACTCGGTCTACAGCTTCATGGACGGGGCTGAGGAAGCCACCAAGCTGATTTGGGGAaccaacctcctctttctcgaG ATGGGAATTGATCATATCGATATCCTGGAGAGCCTGTATGGCCGCTACGGTCGTGTCACACTGGGCATCTCCCTGTTGCTTCAGCAAGAGACTTTCTTCCCGGTTTCACGGCCCCTTCAGCAGCAGGTTGCAGAGATCTATGCCCATCTGCTGGAGCTCGTTGTTCATGTCACCTCGGAATATCGTCAGGCTACACGGACCCAGCATTGGCAGACGATGACTTCTGCCGTGGATGCCGCGTTCTTCCGCTATACAAATCGGTTCATAACCCACTGGCGGCAGATTTTTGCCCATGTCCTCGAGTCTGGTACAGCCAAGCAGCATACTACCGTCGACTTGCCTGCTATCTACCAGTTCTTGGAGCTTCAGGACCGTCCGCTCCAGATGCTGCTCGAAGGCCACAGCCACTCCCTGGCTGACGGCTCATTCACCTGGTTCGAGCCCCATTTGACCACTTTTGCCATGGGAAGACGtagcatgatgatgatccggGGCAACCCGGGCTGTGGAAAGAGTGCTTTGGCTCAGTGGACCGTTGAAAGGCTTCAAGCCTCCTCGGAATATGATATCTGGAACGTCATCCCCATCGTCATCCGGTCGGACGTCCCAATCTCGACACTGACGCTCAGTATCCTCAAGGGGATTCTGATCCAGATGCTTGATCATTGTGTGAGCAGTCGCAAGACCCAGGACGCCATCCTCGCAGCTGTTACCGGTGCTATGGAATTGGCCACATCCGGCGCTTCCGATCCCCAGGTGGAAGGCCAGCTATGGACAGCCATCAGGACCGCAGTCCAGTCCAACCTCCACTTCATGCTAGTGGTTGATGGGTTCGATCAAATGAAACATGCGGAGACCACTGTCAGCGCGTTCCTCGGCTTGCTTCAGGATACCGTCGCGAACACCCCCTCGAAGctgatcatcttcagccGGCCAATGTCGACTGACCTGCTACCTATTAAGGAGACAACCAGTACGCACCAGATTGCAATGAACACAGCCACGACTCACCAGGATCTTCAAGAAGCCGTGACAGATATCATGCTTTCGGACTCCTCTTTCTCGGGACTAGAGCCATCCCAGCGTGAGTCCCTGACTACGTCTATTGTCAACCGCTCCCAAGGATGCTTCGTGTGGGCACAGCTTGCCGCTGAGGCAGTGCGCCACCAGACCACCTACAATGAAATGACAACAGCTGTCCACAGAATGCCTAACACGTTGGGTGATCTCATTGACTACCACCTGCGCAAtatcaacctcaaccgtCTTGGTACGCAGAGCCTACTTGCTTGGTTAGTAGCTAGTGAGCGACCACTGCGCATCCCTGAGGTTGAGCAACTGTTGTCTGTTGATCTGAAGTCCCTTAAGGTTTCGACTCGTCCACCAAATGTAGAGCGTGATGTCTTCCAGCCTCTTGGGCGGCTGATCTCCGTGCGTGATGGCTTCGTTTCTTTCCGCCATCCCATGGTCCGCGAGCACCTCCAGGCTAGAGCCCAGATGCGCCAGGAGCTTCCATTCTCTCTGGCGGATGCACACTACGATCTCTTGATCCGCTGCCTGGCGTGGGTGCGTCGCTCGGTATCCGACGAGATCTCTGTCTCCTGGGACAAAATGAGTGTGGAGGTCCGCGACCGCTACCTGGACGCCTATGTGCTTCTTGAATATACCGCCCGGTACTGGCTTTCCCACATGCTGTCTTCGCCGATGGCTTCCTCCGACCGCGAGCTCTCATTCCCGTCTGCCTTCCGGCGCGCTCTGCCCGACACTGTGTTGTTCGCCCAGCTGGAGCTTACCAACCGTAAGTCGCAGTTCAGTCGGTCAAGTATTGTTGAACTGTATCGATTGGCGGTTGGAGTCCGCCGTGTCGTGCTCGGAAGCGATTCCCCGGCTGTCCTACAGAGTCTGATCCTTAGTGCTCGGGCGTCTGAGAAGGCGCGTACCTCCTGGGCTAATGATCATCTCTACCAGGCTTGGACGGTGAGCCGAAGTCAGCTGGGAACAAGCAGCACAATCACccaggagctggagcagATGCTCGTCTCCTCGCCGGCCGCTGGTCGCCTGACCAGTGGAGGAGGCAAGTCTGTCACATTGAGAGAAATGACGATGACCGGCTGGGGCAAGTCCGACATCAGCTTCCCCCAGCGGCTCCAGTATCTTGATCGCCTCGTTAACATGTATCGAGAGAACAACCAGAATGATGAGGCATATAACGTTTCCAAGGACTTTTACCGCCAGACTGTGAAGACCTACGGTGCTCACTCGTCGGAGACCATGCAAGCCGCTGAATTCCTCACGAAGAACTTCGATATCGCACCTTCCGACGAGCTAGCTTTGGAATTGGCCAGCATCAAGTATGAAAACATGCTTCGTTCCATGGATGCGACCGACCCGCGCCGGGTGACTTACTCTCTCTACCTGGCTCAGCTATATGAGCAAAATGGTCAAGTGTCCAAATCCGAGACCGTGCTGTCCCGACTCTGGACAGGACTTTCGGCACGTGAGGCTGATTCCAAAACATCCTGGGACCAGAAGACCAAGGTTGCTTTCTACTACTCGCAATTCCTGCGTCGTCGGGGTCAATCTGACCGGGCCACGTCCATCCTCCGCGAACTTTCAGCCGATCTGGAAGCTGAGGGTGGCGTCAAGTCTCCAGAAATGCTTAAACGTGCCGAGGAGTTGCGGGGTGAAGCGCGGGAGATGAATCTGACCGATATGGACCGCGCACTCGCACTGGAGATGTGGAAGTACTACCAGTCATCTGGTCAAGTGTACTCATCTCAAGCAGTGTCCTTGGCGGAGACACTTACCGAGGGTATGATCCCCAGCCAAGATGCTACTACAGCCGAAACCGAATACATTATGGCGGGAATGTCTCCCGAAGACCGGGAGCTTCTGCCCGGGTGGATAGACAGCCTGGCCTCTGCAGGAGATACCCGCAACATGAAGTCCATCATGATGCTTTGTCACCAGTTGTCTACTCAATGTATTCGGGAGGAAGAGTGGCGTAAGGGTTCAGACTATTCCTGGGCTGTGCTGAAGCATGCCTGGCCTGACGTCGAGGATGTCCAAACGAAGGCCAAGTTCTCTTCTGATCTGTCCCCGTTGATGTCTAGTCTTGCCCTTGACTACGCCTACTGTATTTTCCGTCGCTTGGATGTTAAGAGAGCCACCATTGTCTACGGCAACGCGTTCAAGGCTTCGATTACCGCAGACCAAGTTGCGGTGCCCGCTGTTACTACAGTGACGAAGACCGTGGTTGAGTTCTACGAGACCACATTCCAGTTTGACAAGGCGTTGATCCTCCTGCGACAGGTGAGCGAGTTCTTTGCCTCGCGCCTAGGTGCGCACGACAAGCACACGCTGGACAGCCGCTATTATGAGGCCGACCTGGCCTTGCGTCTGGACCGGCGTGCGGAGGCCGAAGATAGCTACCGTCATATCTACAAGGCTTGCGTTCGTGAGGGCAGGATCTCCTCGTCTGGTGTTCGTGCGGCTGTGGCTCTAGCCAACCTTTACGAGCAAGACAAGAAATGGGATGCTGCGCTCGACGTTTATCGTCATCTCTGGCCGACCTTGGTGCACTTCGATGAAAAGGACGGCTACGACCGTGCTTTGCAGGAAGGATTGCTTCCTAAGACCTATGCTGGGTACATGGCCATCCTCGAGAGTACATCTGGTCAAGCGGGCTACGAGGAGCGTTACCAGGTTGCATcacagcaccagcagctgTGCCGTAAGCTGTATGGAGCGACTAGTCACCGTACCCGAGATGCAACCATGTATCTCGCAGCGCTCTGCGCTAGCAGCGACCGGCATACCAGCGAAGCTATTGACCTGTACCGACAGGTGCTAAAGACCAGCGACTGGGTGTCTGCCACGGAGGCGTCACGCTCTCTTCCTGACATGACACAGCCGCTACCCATGGACATCAAGCATCGCATGGCCCAGCTTCACTTGCGCAACAAGGATACGTCGCAACAAGCTCGCGCGTTGTACATCGAGGAGTTGGCACTctccaagcagcagcagggtcTCTCCGCGCCTACCACGCTCATGTGGCTACGTGAAATCGCTCGCTTGTACTCTTTGCAGGACAACATTGAGTCCCGTCGGAAAGGTGCCGACCTACTCAATGAACATGTTGATGAGATCGTACACGTTACCGCCAATCAAGACGCCCTGATATATCGCGCCCGCCGGCTGGCAGAGATTTACCTGGAGTGTGGATATAATACCGAGGGCTGGGCGCTTATCGACAGTCTGCACCAGCAAGTCATCCACGACACCCCCGCGGCACAGCGAAAGAATCTCGAAGAGTACCGACCGGCAGTGTTTGTGGCATCTTTCGAGGAGGTCTTTGGCCGCACACGCAGCTCGAGCCAGATTCTGGACGACTTGTCTCGTGAAGGCGAGGTGTACAACGTCTTCCAGCAGAGCCTGGCTGGTCATGATCTCATGCCCACCCTTGCAGCTGGCGAGAAATTGCATCGCTTGCAGACGGAACAGAAGCGCAGCACGGCAGCACAGAGCACCCAGAACAAGCTGTACGACTTCTTCTGTAACACGCTCTCTGTTTCGCAGTCAGCCCGCAAGAAGGATGCTGTGTATCAGTTCTATTCCTTGTGCCGGCGCGAGTCATTGCATGATGACTACAATCTCAACATTATCACCCAGACCACCAGCATGGTCCGGGATCTCTGCAACCAGTCGAGATTCCAAGAAGCCACTGATGTGACTAGTGTGTTCCATTCGTTCGTTCATTTGACCGATGGACTGCGCTCAACGGAGAGCATCTTCATTGCAATCAAGCTGTGCTTGTACCTCTGCGGTTACCAGGTGAACAAGTGCACTGAGACTACCACGGCCAATGCAATGTCCCTGGAGTCGAAGACGCTTCTCCAGGAAGTCATGAACAACGCACGCGATATCCCTATGGAGTTCTCGGAACTTCCATTCGAAGAGCTCAACGATCTGGTGACGGTGCTGGGAGAACACGAGATGTTCCAAGATCTCGAG GTTATTCTCACCGACCTCTGGACCTCTCGGATTGTCCAGAAGACCTGGACGCTGCCCGCAGTTGTCTGGATTGGCCGACGCCTGGTCGAGACCCGGTTCTGCCGCGGCCATGTCACGGCCGCCACGACACTGGGCAAGGACATTTGCTACAACCTGCGCCAAGTCTGGGGCAACTCCGACCCCGTCACTCTCGAAATGAACAAGCTGCTCTCCGGACTGTACACGGCGTCCGGGAACAAccttgctgcggctgctctGCATGAGACAGCCCTGGCAGAGCTGCTGAACGACGAGACCGAAGACCAGTCAGCTGCCATCAACGCCGTCACTCAACACCTGGAGCTGTTGCAGCGGGCACAGGCTcgtctggccaaggaaggGCAAAGTGCAGCCATCGATGCGTCGGCGGCTCAGGAGCGCGTGCAGCAGATTGCGACCAAGTTTGGCTTGTCATCGGCCAAGCTGGAGCAGCCGTCCACGGCGGATGATTCACTTGGCATGTGGGAACGCCCCCGGCGGTTCAGCTTGGATGTCGAAGAGGCAGCCAAGCACTCGAACCACCTGCGTCAATCTAGTGGGTCTGCGTTGCTGACGGGCAATGCGGGTGCTAAGAGGCTTTCGATTACGGCTTTGTAA
- a CDS encoding uncharacterized protein (COG:S;~EggNog:ENOG410PKTV;~TransMembrane:2 (i15-41o61-80i)): MDYIHAASWVQNHKAALWCIPWGLSILWAVLGLVVVGYGYAGGWCWFTSDRVRLFVNFIPRWTIILVILCIYTRLCVFLYRSHKALSSDQEVTLQMPHPHQWQLLDIGDGPSHTSHSSIPLKKVSHLSIGVSGIKPMTE, encoded by the exons ATGGACTATATCCACGCCGCGTCATGGGTCCAGAACCATAAAGCCGCCCTCTGGTGTATCCCATGGGGTCTCTCGATCCTATGGGCAGTGCTTGGCCTTGTCGTCGTCGGATATGGGTATGCCGGTGGCT GGTGCTGGTTCACCAGTGATCGTGTCCGACTCTTTGTGAACTTCATCCCACGATGGACTATCATCCTTGTCATTCTGTGCATTTACACCCGACTATGCGTCTTCCTCTACCGGTCTCATAAAGCCCTCTCGAGCGACCAGGAAGTCACTCTGCAGATGCCGCATCCACACCAATGGCAGCTCCTGGATATCGGTGACGGGCCTAGCCATACTTCTCATTCGTCAATTCCGCTTAAGAAGGTTAGTCACTTGAGTATCGGCGTTTCCGGTATTAAGCCGATGACCGAATAA